The DNA segment GTTCCCTGCTGAACTGGAATCGTTCATCTCCAAGGTTATCGATCAGCTGCAGAGTCCTCGTCTGGCTTCTAACTAACAACGCTCTTCTTCTCTCCGCTTCTTCGGCTTTCGTTTCTTCACAGGGGTCCTGGCATGTTCCGGGGCCTTTGTGGTTTACGTTCTTTTCTTCAGGGTTTCAATAGAGTAAGTACGTTCAGGATACCCTATTTCACACTCAATGTGTAAGTCGCCCCACTGTCAGATCCGGAAGATATTTTCCAGCTGATGGTAGTCAACCTGCTCAAAAACCGCTGATCGTGGCTGATCAGCAGCAACGCGCAAGGGCATTCGACCAAGGCCGCTTCAAGACATTCAATCGAAGGCAGATCCATGTGGTTGGTCGGCTCATCCAGTACGATGATATGAGGAAGGTTCATCATGCCCAGTGCAAGCAAAAGCTTTCTGGTTTCACCAGGACTGGGTGTGGTGCTTTCCAACAAACGATGAGGACGCGATCCCAAACGGCTGATAATGTTCATCACCTGCCCTAACTGCTCGGTTGACAACTCTCGAACCCGGGCCAGTGTTTCTTGCGAACGTTGTATATCAATCTCCTGAGGCACATATGTCAAATGTTCTTTGGGGACATTGAGATATGTTAGTATGTAGCGCAAAAGCGTGCTTTTACCTGCACCATTGGGTCCTGTGACAGCTATGCGATCAGTGGAATGAATAATGAGTTCCTGATATTGCAATGTCTTTTTATCCCCAAGCCGCAACTTACCCGGCGGACAGTTGAGGAGCATATGACGTTTGGAAATTGAACCAGGTAACCAAATACCCAAATCATATTCCTTTTTCACGTGTACATCCCGCATTGCCTGCTCCGCCTGCGCCAAACGCCCATCCAACTGCCGCAACAATTTTCCGCCAACAATATCTTTACCGGAAATGCGAACTAAATCGATTTTCTGTTTGGCATCATGATCATGAGCGGCAATATCTTTTTTTGAACGTTTTTTATCGTATTGATTAGCCATGTGCCGTCTTCGTCCGGCTTCACGTTTGATTTTTTTAAAAGCCTTTTTTTTCAAAGCGTAGTCTTTTTCTCTCGCTTTGCGTTCTTCAGCAGCAACCTGCATGCCTTGTGAATAACCATTCGGTCTTACAATCACATTTGGCGGATCGATGAACAAACATTGCTGACAAAGCGAGTCCAATAAATCACGGTCATGGCTCACGAGCAGGCCCACGCCCTGAAATGCGAAAAGCGCCTGAACGAGAATTTTACGCGCATCGCTATCCACATGGTTGGTCGGCTCATCAATTGCCAGCAAATCAGGCTCTTGCCATAAGGTAACGGCTATCTGAGCTCGCTTACGTTCGCCATGCGATAACGTTTCCCATCGCTCATACCAATCGTCCTGAACACCAAGATTATTCCGGATAACATACGCTTGTTTTTCTGTGGTCCTTATAAAATTCCCGAAATCATTCGGCATGCTGTCAGTCCGCTGTGGACAGTAACGTGACAATGGAGGGCAATCGATCCGTCCTGCATTTGGCTGCAACTGCCCTGTTGCCAATTTCAGAAATGTTGTTTTTCCTGACCCGTTCGGCCCTACGATACCTGTCCATCCTCGTGTCGCATGTACTGAAACATCTTCAAACAAGGGTTCAAGAGCCGTCTGATAGGTGAAACTCACGTTTTGAAATTGTAAAAACAGGTGGCCCATATGAAAAGTTTTGATAGATGGTTAGTTAGTCCCGGTTTCATTCTCACCAAGAAGATAGAATACCACAAATTTGGCAGGAGTTCTTCTGAAAACGGATCATCGATCACACAATATGAATCATAAACAGTAAAGGCAGGACCCTATCATAGAATCCTGCCGTTACTTTAACTGCGCTTGATTTATTCAATCAAAGCGACGGTGGGGGCAAATTTCATTTAAAACCACTAATGGCAATCATGAGCCTGACAGGCATCCTCACTCTCTACCCTGCGCATCAATCCTTTTTTATAACTCTCGAGTGCTTCGGAAAGTGTAGAAAGACCACCGGCAACAAACACTTCAATATCGAGCATTTTCAGCTTAATGAGAGCACGACCACCGATACCTTTGCACAAAACCGCATCGACACTGTTTTGCGCAAAAACATCTACCGGGTTGCATTGTCCATGCTCATGGGTGCTGTTGGAATTCTCCATTATCCGAAGCCTTCCCGAATCCATATTACAGACAGCATACAACGGCGCACTTCCAAAATGTTCGCAAATCTGCGAATCCAGCCCTTTACTTGTTTCCAATGGTACCGCAACTATCATAGCAAAACCCTCCTCTTGTGGCACCCCCACTAACAGCTGTCACCATGGTCACTTCGTCAGGCGGTTCTTGACATCATCATATCCCGAAAAATCGAAATATTCTGGCTTCCGAACCCGTCCGCCTTTGTACTCATACCGCTCACAGCAACATACCGAGGCACCTCTAAATTATTTTGAATAGAATCATGACGTGTTCCTCACTGAACCCGACGGGTCCGATAAAAACACGAATATTGAGCATATGACCGCAATATAACAAAAAAGAACGTAAGAACAGGAATGATTACTGATATATATCAAGCAAACAATGCTCAGTAGAGGCTAAGCCTTGTCTGCTTATGATCGAAAATCGTCAATCGTCAAACTTTTTTTGGTAGATATGACAATAAGGTTGATGACCCGTCTTTGCATAATAGTCCTGATGGTAGTCTTCAGCCGGATAAAATTCCTCCACAGGCTCCAGCTTTGTAGCAACATCATAACCTTTTGCTTTCAGTTCGGTAATCAGCTTTTCCGCAACCTTCTTCTGTTCGTCGTTTGCATAA comes from the Prosthecochloris marina genome and includes:
- a CDS encoding NifB/NifX family molybdenum-iron cluster-binding protein is translated as MIVAVPLETSKGLDSQICEHFGSAPLYAVCNMDSGRLRIMENSNSTHEHGQCNPVDVFAQNSVDAVLCKGIGGRALIKLKMLDIEVFVAGGLSTLSEALESYKKGLMRRVESEDACQAHDCH
- a CDS encoding ATP-binding cassette domain-containing protein, which produces MGHLFLQFQNVSFTYQTALEPLFEDVSVHATRGWTGIVGPNGSGKTTFLKLATGQLQPNAGRIDCPPLSRYCPQRTDSMPNDFGNFIRTTEKQAYVIRNNLGVQDDWYERWETLSHGERKRAQIAVTLWQEPDLLAIDEPTNHVDSDARKILVQALFAFQGVGLLVSHDRDLLDSLCQQCLFIDPPNVIVRPNGYSQGMQVAAEERKAREKDYALKKKAFKKIKREAGRRRHMANQYDKKRSKKDIAAHDHDAKQKIDLVRISGKDIVGGKLLRQLDGRLAQAEQAMRDVHVKKEYDLGIWLPGSISKRHMLLNCPPGKLRLGDKKTLQYQELIIHSTDRIAVTGPNGAGKSTLLRYILTYLNVPKEHLTYVPQEIDIQRSQETLARVRELSTEQLGQVMNIISRLGSRPHRLLESTTPSPGETRKLLLALGMMNLPHIIVLDEPTNHMDLPSIECLEAALVECPCALLLISHDQRFLSRLTTISWKISSGSDSGATYTLSVK